The following proteins are encoded in a genomic region of Ostrea edulis chromosome 7, xbOstEdul1.1, whole genome shotgun sequence:
- the LOC125655608 gene encoding beta-1,3-galactosyltransferase 1-like isoform X2, with protein MRYSVRCMKFLLTLVAFTFLGIRMDSYSRAVSGRRQISYIRDTQYPLYADVPPSDFVINKPVSLKYTYPYNIDFVHLLEGIKTHREIPLEPINPHNFNYITNPIHLCKIRHKRNGIFILVLVKSARKNFHLRQSIRFAKADKKFKKWRKHVRIAFLLGYSFNESNREISKESAIFGDIVQEDFEDSYKNLTYKTIMGYNWAVSHCPRATHILYQDDDFLFNLDNLFKYLSHHKNLDSVYIGYSIEDAIPQRKKNSKHYISEEEYPHSTFPPYFPGGAYLASMNIAQRLVRAFPYVKHLSVDDVYLGIVAFKLNITLQDSSLVNMNNCSTYSHVIACRGYSTKHDIFEGWRNFARKTYDIESN; from the coding sequence ATGCGATATTCAGTACGCTGTATGAAATTCCTTCTCACTTTAGTGGCCTTCACTTTTCTGGGCATTCGTATGGACAGCTACAGCCGAGCCGTCAGTGGCCGACGCCAAATTTCATACATTCGAGATACACAGTATCCGTTATATGCAGACGTGCCTCCGTCAGACTTTGTCATCAATAAGCCAGTAAGCTTAAAGTACACATATCCTTACAACATTGACTTCGTTCATTTGCTGGAGGGAATTAAGACTCATCGAGAAATTCCTCTCGAACCTATTAATCCacataattttaattatataaccAATCCGATTCATTTATGCAAGATTCGTCATAAAAGAAATGGGATTTTTATTCTTGTGTTAGTTAAAAGTGCCCGAAAAAATTTTCATTTACGGCAATCGATACGTTTCGCCAAAGCagataaaaaattcaaaaaatggaGGAAACATGTTCGAATTGCTTTCCTTTTAGGATATTCATTCAATGAAAGTAACAGGGAAATTTCGAAAGAAAGTGCCATATTTGGAGATATCGTCCAAGAAGACTTTGAAGATTCATACAAGAATCTTACATATAAAACTATCATGGGATACAACTGGGCTGTCTCCCATTGCCCGAGGGCGACACATATATTGTACCAGGATGATGACTTCCTCTTTAACTTAGATAATTTGTTTAAGTACCTATCGCATCACAAAAACCTAGATTCAGTGTACATTGGCTACAGCATTGAAGACGCCATTCCACAAAGGAAGAAGAACAGTAAGCATTACATATCCGAGGAGGAGTATCCCCATTCCACTTTCCCGCCTTATTTCCCGGGCGGGGCCTATCTTGCCAGTATGAACATCGCCCAGAGATTAGTCAGAGCGTTTCCCTATGTAAAACACCTATCAGTTGATGACGTGTACCTTGGAATAGTCGCCTTCAAGCTGAACATCACGCTACAAGACTCAAGTCTCGTGAACATGAACAATTGTTCAACGTACTCACATGTTATTGCCTGTCGGGGATATTCCACCAAGCATGACATTTTTGAAGGATGGAGGAACTTTGCGAGGAAAACGTATGACATCGAATCCAACTGA
- the LOC125655608 gene encoding beta-1,3-galactosyltransferase 1-like isoform X1 has protein sequence MESGPFNIHLAWRKIYSLIRLPFRYMRYSVRCMKFLLTLVAFTFLGIRMDSYSRAVSGRRQISYIRDTQYPLYADVPPSDFVINKPVSLKYTYPYNIDFVHLLEGIKTHREIPLEPINPHNFNYITNPIHLCKIRHKRNGIFILVLVKSARKNFHLRQSIRFAKADKKFKKWRKHVRIAFLLGYSFNESNREISKESAIFGDIVQEDFEDSYKNLTYKTIMGYNWAVSHCPRATHILYQDDDFLFNLDNLFKYLSHHKNLDSVYIGYSIEDAIPQRKKNSKHYISEEEYPHSTFPPYFPGGAYLASMNIAQRLVRAFPYVKHLSVDDVYLGIVAFKLNITLQDSSLVNMNNCSTYSHVIACRGYSTKHDIFEGWRNFARKTYDIESN, from the exons ATGGAGAGTGGTCCGTTTAATATCCACCTAGCATGGAGAAAGATTTACAG CTTGATCCGCCTTCCATTTCGATACATGCGATATTCAGTACGCTGTATGAAATTCCTTCTCACTTTAGTGGCCTTCACTTTTCTGGGCATTCGTATGGACAGCTACAGCCGAGCCGTCAGTGGCCGACGCCAAATTTCATACATTCGAGATACACAGTATCCGTTATATGCAGACGTGCCTCCGTCAGACTTTGTCATCAATAAGCCAGTAAGCTTAAAGTACACATATCCTTACAACATTGACTTCGTTCATTTGCTGGAGGGAATTAAGACTCATCGAGAAATTCCTCTCGAACCTATTAATCCacataattttaattatataaccAATCCGATTCATTTATGCAAGATTCGTCATAAAAGAAATGGGATTTTTATTCTTGTGTTAGTTAAAAGTGCCCGAAAAAATTTTCATTTACGGCAATCGATACGTTTCGCCAAAGCagataaaaaattcaaaaaatggaGGAAACATGTTCGAATTGCTTTCCTTTTAGGATATTCATTCAATGAAAGTAACAGGGAAATTTCGAAAGAAAGTGCCATATTTGGAGATATCGTCCAAGAAGACTTTGAAGATTCATACAAGAATCTTACATATAAAACTATCATGGGATACAACTGGGCTGTCTCCCATTGCCCGAGGGCGACACATATATTGTACCAGGATGATGACTTCCTCTTTAACTTAGATAATTTGTTTAAGTACCTATCGCATCACAAAAACCTAGATTCAGTGTACATTGGCTACAGCATTGAAGACGCCATTCCACAAAGGAAGAAGAACAGTAAGCATTACATATCCGAGGAGGAGTATCCCCATTCCACTTTCCCGCCTTATTTCCCGGGCGGGGCCTATCTTGCCAGTATGAACATCGCCCAGAGATTAGTCAGAGCGTTTCCCTATGTAAAACACCTATCAGTTGATGACGTGTACCTTGGAATAGTCGCCTTCAAGCTGAACATCACGCTACAAGACTCAAGTCTCGTGAACATGAACAATTGTTCAACGTACTCACATGTTATTGCCTGTCGGGGATATTCCACCAAGCATGACATTTTTGAAGGATGGAGGAACTTTGCGAGGAAAACGTATGACATCGAATCCAACTGA